A region from the Candidatus Electrothrix scaldis genome encodes:
- a CDS encoding sulfotransferase has translation MDSLLAILRRTVEKRLAWDDTEVSASLGKPAVFILTPPRSGSTLLRVMLAGHPELFAPPELELLSFTNLKHRREGLSLRHGYMLRGLVRAVMALRECGEAEAEGLVNEWEARAVLMPEVYAQLQEWCGSRMLVDKSVHYALSPKILQRAADCFGQARFIHLTRHPQATLQSIVSMKLDKELFGGVSAGAEEIAEGIWTLSHENILGFLDPIPAGHRLRVRYEDLVSAPQDELGRICAFLGIAFHPAMLLPYAERRQRMTDEIGPQDPNFHRHQGIDARLAEAWRDSGHVALSSESMCIADKLHRQQSCCGTRICPHPSWPVG, from the coding sequence ATGGACAGTCTGCTGGCTATATTACGCCGTACCGTCGAAAAACGTCTCGCCTGGGACGACACTGAAGTTTCCGCCTCACTCGGCAAACCGGCGGTGTTTATCCTCACCCCGCCGCGTTCCGGTTCCACTCTGCTCAGGGTCATGCTGGCCGGGCATCCGGAATTGTTTGCGCCGCCCGAACTGGAACTGCTGTCGTTCACGAACCTGAAACATCGCCGTGAGGGGCTGTCGTTGCGCCACGGCTATATGCTCAGGGGGCTGGTGCGCGCGGTGATGGCATTGCGCGAATGCGGTGAAGCTGAAGCCGAAGGGCTTGTCAACGAGTGGGAAGCCCGGGCCGTTCTGATGCCGGAGGTGTACGCGCAACTGCAGGAATGGTGCGGGTCGCGCATGTTGGTGGACAAGTCGGTGCATTACGCCCTGTCACCGAAAATTCTGCAACGGGCGGCCGACTGTTTCGGGCAGGCCCGGTTTATTCATCTGACCCGCCATCCCCAAGCCACCCTGCAATCCATTGTATCCATGAAATTGGATAAAGAACTGTTCGGCGGCGTGAGCGCGGGTGCGGAGGAGATTGCCGAAGGAATCTGGACACTGAGTCATGAAAACATTCTCGGTTTTCTGGATCCAATCCCTGCCGGGCACCGGCTTCGGGTGCGTTACGAGGATCTGGTCTCCGCACCACAGGATGAGTTGGGGAGAATATGCGCGTTTCTGGGCATAGCATTTCATCCCGCCATGCTGTTGCCTTATGCGGAACGGCGGCAGCGCATGACCGACGAGATCGGTCCTCAGGATCCCAATTTTCATCGACATCAGGGCATCGACGCCCGGCTGGCCGAGGCATGGCGGGACAGCGGGCATGTTGCTCTTTCGTCGGAAAGCATGTGCATTGCCGACAAGCTGCACCGCCAGCAGTCCTGTTGCGGGACTCGAATCTGTCCACACCCCAGTTGGCCTGTTGGTTGA
- a CDS encoding amino acid adenylation domain-containing protein: MHCRQAAPPAVLLRDSNLSTPQLACWLRRQRDRLYPQRQQYLYPLPEQLDAAAFSQAFAMVIKANPLLCQRLVIMRGIPRWQQGAVPELPVIKLDGNDARAWTAGAEPSDEGVPRFALLHSADGIWRWWMDLPAVMLNKAGARGLIRRILACYGRESALAPERELEDQQAQRRAYLESPRYAEDLAFWRDFQTAPMSRWYARHRHPAAVAVHHRRLELSAAGLFDKDCLPAALTAALTVYLHCICQEQTVALGLTVVEPSRDIGHRQSIIPLNLEWRDEENLAELQQRIQAQIHQTAPRARRLPPVSSPVAPFYNVLLEIEDPDDLAPVNPAEFSTDVMVLRCRYDAGARLVTCDFQLNQDLFPEDLVPFALEQFAQAVACLGNPEQHLGKITLLGARDKQLLEVWNDTTIDYPADRTLADLFEEQVEKTPENIAVVFPSAGSGRAEDERLTYCELNEKADQLAHALIEHGVQADTLVGICAERSLEMIIGLLGILKAGGAYVPLDPDYPEERLRFMLEDCGAEILLTQTRLHERLPGFAGTLLDLDDRQLYAERSAENPRKCCGPEHLAYLIYTSGSTGRLKGVMVEHRGALNLASFQKRTYNISTQSHILQFSSLSFDAATWEVLMAITGGGSLYLFSSDRIKAEIQSLLKEHAVTHATLPPSVAHTLDEKQLETVQYLTVAGEACPSDLAARFSQDRVFINAYGPTETTVCASMTDMLSEHETPHIGHPIANTRIYILDGNLQPLPPGIPGELCIAGAGLARGYLNRPNLTAEKFVEVEIFGKTERIYRTGDLARWRADGNLEYLGRLDHQIKLRGFRN, translated from the coding sequence GTGCATTGCCGACAAGCTGCACCGCCAGCAGTCCTGTTGCGGGACTCGAATCTGTCCACACCCCAGTTGGCCTGTTGGTTGAGGCGGCAGCGTGACCGGCTGTATCCGCAAAGACAGCAATACCTGTACCCGCTGCCCGAACAATTGGACGCAGCGGCTTTCAGTCAGGCTTTCGCAATGGTGATCAAGGCCAACCCGCTGTTGTGTCAAAGACTTGTCATAATGCGGGGCATCCCCCGATGGCAGCAGGGGGCGGTGCCTGAGCTGCCGGTCATCAAGCTGGACGGCAATGATGCGCGAGCCTGGACAGCGGGGGCCGAGCCTTCGGATGAGGGTGTACCCCGTTTTGCGTTGCTGCATTCAGCGGACGGCATCTGGCGATGGTGGATGGATCTGCCTGCGGTCATGCTGAATAAGGCCGGGGCACGGGGTCTGATACGGCGGATCTTGGCCTGTTACGGCCGGGAGTCGGCACTTGCGCCCGAACGGGAGCTGGAAGATCAGCAGGCGCAACGCCGGGCCTATCTCGAATCGCCCCGATACGCCGAAGATCTGGCCTTTTGGCGGGATTTTCAGACCGCACCGATGAGCCGATGGTATGCACGCCACCGCCATCCGGCTGCTGTAGCGGTTCATCACCGTCGTCTGGAACTGTCCGCAGCAGGACTGTTTGATAAGGACTGCTTACCTGCTGCACTGACTGCGGCCCTGACGGTTTATCTACACTGCATCTGTCAGGAGCAGACCGTGGCTCTGGGACTGACTGTGGTCGAGCCCTCCCGTGATATCGGTCACCGACAAAGCATCATCCCGCTGAACCTGGAGTGGCGCGACGAGGAAAATTTGGCTGAACTGCAGCAGCGGATACAGGCTCAAATTCATCAAACCGCTCCCCGTGCCCGACGCCTGCCGCCGGTCAGTTCACCTGTCGCACCTTTTTACAACGTGCTGCTGGAAATCGAAGACCCCGACGACCTCGCGCCCGTCAATCCGGCGGAGTTCAGCACTGACGTCATGGTGCTGCGCTGCCGTTACGATGCCGGGGCGCGGTTGGTGACGTGCGATTTTCAGCTCAATCAAGACCTCTTCCCGGAAGATCTGGTTCCTTTCGCCTTGGAGCAGTTCGCTCAAGCCGTGGCCTGCCTGGGCAATCCCGAGCAGCACCTCGGAAAGATCACGTTGTTGGGCGCGCGGGACAAACAACTGTTAGAGGTTTGGAACGACACAACGATCGACTATCCGGCGGACAGAACTTTGGCCGATCTTTTTGAGGAGCAGGTTGAAAAAACTCCTGAAAACATCGCTGTTGTCTTCCCTTCGGCAGGCTCGGGGCGGGCTGAAGACGAGCGGCTGACCTACTGCGAACTCAACGAGAAAGCCGATCAGCTCGCTCATGCCCTTATTGAACACGGCGTTCAGGCCGACACCCTGGTGGGCATCTGCGCCGAGCGTTCCCTTGAAATGATCATCGGCCTGCTCGGTATCCTCAAGGCCGGAGGGGCCTATGTGCCCCTTGACCCGGATTATCCGGAGGAGCGGCTCCGCTTCATGCTGGAGGACTGCGGCGCGGAGATTCTCCTCACCCAGACCCGTCTCCATGAACGGCTGCCCGGTTTTGCCGGAACCCTGCTTGATCTGGATGACCGGCAGCTTTATGCGGAACGATCCGCAGAAAATCCCCGGAAATGCTGCGGGCCGGAGCATCTGGCATATCTTATATACACTTCCGGCTCCACCGGCAGGCTCAAGGGCGTGATGGTGGAACATAGGGGAGCATTGAACTTAGCTTCTTTTCAAAAAAGAACTTACAATATCAGTACGCAAAGCCATATTCTGCAATTTTCCTCGCTGAGTTTCGATGCTGCAACCTGGGAAGTATTGATGGCGATTACCGGCGGTGGCTCTCTGTATCTTTTTTCCTCAGACAGGATCAAGGCCGAAATACAGTCCTTGCTGAAAGAACATGCAGTCACTCACGCCACTCTGCCGCCTTCCGTCGCACATACTCTTGACGAGAAACAGCTCGAAACGGTGCAGTATCTGACTGTTGCCGGTGAGGCCTGTCCGTCAGATCTGGCTGCCAGATTTTCGCAGGACAGAGTATTTATCAATGCCTACGGTCCGACAGAGACAACGGTTTGTGCCAGCATGACCGACATGCTCTCGGAGCATGAAACACCGCATATCGGCCATCCCATCGCCAACACCCGCATCTACATCCTTGACGGGAATCTGCAGCCCCTTCCCCCCGGCATTCCCGGCGAACTCTGCATTGCCGGAGCCGGTCTGGCGCGGGGTTATCTGAACCGTCCCAATCTGACGGCGGAAAAATTCGTCGAGGTGGAGATTTTCGGAAAAACCGAGCGCATCTACCGAACCGGCGACTTGGCCCGCTGGAGAGCCGACGGCAATCTGGAATATCTTGGCCGCCTTGATCATCAGATCAAGCTGCGGGGCTTTCGTAACTAA
- a CDS encoding transposase — MSADNPLPDDLKITEVDLAATPPAVLDLVRILAAENAALRKRVEELEAKLGENSSNSNKPPSSDSPYDEKGETEDKKKKGQGSQKPPKKRKGSRQKFMSPTETQDVTPSTCSCGCSSFKNLEPYYTHQHIELPEIVMSVIHFTLYKGECTGCGKTGKGYVPGEFQAGFGPRFTALVGEISGIDGNSRETVQTFCSSVLGVPVSLGAIQKIIDRASAAVKPHYETIRDVARSQDVNYLDETTWKKGGKIHWLWVMTNSTVAYFMIHRHRSREAFEQLIGIWEGILVSDGYRLYQSWVNGRQTCLAHLIRRAQGLSERDNPELAKCGKWAAAELRRL; from the coding sequence ATGTCCGCTGATAATCCTCTACCCGACGATCTCAAAATAACCGAAGTCGATCTTGCCGCCACTCCTCCGGCAGTATTGGATCTGGTGCGGATTCTTGCTGCCGAGAATGCTGCATTGCGCAAGCGGGTAGAAGAGCTGGAGGCCAAGCTCGGAGAAAATTCATCAAATTCCAATAAGCCACCGTCTTCCGATTCTCCCTACGATGAAAAAGGGGAAACTGAGGATAAGAAAAAGAAGGGGCAAGGATCGCAGAAACCACCCAAAAAGCGCAAAGGATCACGGCAGAAATTCATGTCGCCCACGGAAACGCAGGATGTAACGCCCTCCACCTGTTCCTGTGGCTGCAGCAGCTTCAAAAATCTCGAACCATACTATACCCACCAGCACATCGAACTCCCCGAAATCGTGATGTCGGTCATTCATTTCACCCTGTATAAAGGGGAATGCACTGGCTGCGGAAAAACCGGTAAAGGATACGTTCCCGGAGAATTCCAGGCTGGCTTCGGTCCGAGATTCACAGCCCTGGTCGGCGAGATCAGCGGTATTGACGGCAATAGCCGCGAGACCGTTCAGACATTCTGCTCTTCTGTCCTCGGTGTTCCCGTCAGCCTTGGAGCTATACAAAAAATCATTGATCGGGCCTCGGCAGCGGTCAAACCGCATTATGAAACTATACGGGACGTAGCCCGAAGCCAGGATGTCAATTATCTCGACGAAACTACTTGGAAAAAAGGCGGCAAAATCCACTGGCTGTGGGTTATGACCAATTCAACGGTCGCCTATTTTATGATTCATCGACACCGATCCAGGGAAGCCTTTGAACAGCTTATCGGTATCTGGGAAGGTATTCTGGTCAGTGACGGTTACAGGCTCTATCAAAGCTGGGTCAATGGCCGCCAAACCTGCCTTGCCCATCTGATACGCAGAGCACAAGGACTATCCGAGCGTGATAACCCGGAGCTTGCTAAATGCGGCAAATGGGCTGCCGCCGAACTGAGACGATTGTAA
- a CDS encoding IS66 family transposase yields MSADNPLPEDLKITEVDLAATPPAVLDLVRILAAENAALRKRVEELEAKLGENSSNSNKPPSSDSPYDEKGETEEKKKKGQGSQKPPKKRKGSRQKFMSPTETQDVTPSTCSCGCSSFKNLEPYYTHQHIELPEIVMSVIHFTLYKGECTGCGKTGKGYVPGEFQAGFGPRFTALVGEISGIDGNSRETVQTFCSSVLGVPVSLGAIQKIIDRASAAVKPHYETIRDVARSQDVNYLDETTWKKGGKLHWLWVMTNSTVAYFMIHRHRSREAFEQLIGIWEGILVSDGYRLYQSWVNGRQTCLAHLIRRAQGLSERDNPELAKCGKWAAAELRRLCKMAKNPPTQGEWSSFYARLCRLIALYRDCDSDAGKFVRHIEDEMDSLFTFLFEEGVDPTNNFAERMIRFAVLWRKRSQGTKSDKGNRWVERILSLRQTCRLQGKSTFEVLTDAVRSYFRQQTPDLDWIRQAA; encoded by the coding sequence ATGTCCGCTGATAATCCTCTACCCGAAGATCTCAAAATAACCGAAGTCGATCTTGCCGCCACTCCTCCGGCAGTATTGGATCTGGTGCGGATTCTTGCTGCCGAGAATGCTGCATTGCGCAAGCGGGTAGAAGAGCTGGAAGCCAAGCTCGGAGAGAATTCATCAAATTCCAATAAGCCACCGTCTTCCGATTCTCCCTACGATGAAAAAGGGGAAACTGAAGAGAAGAAAAAGAAGGGGCAAGGATCGCAGAAACCACCCAAAAAGCGCAAAGGATCACGGCAGAAATTCATGTCGCCCACGGAAACGCAGGATGTAACGCCCTCCACCTGTTCCTGTGGCTGCAGCAGCTTCAAAAATCTCGAACCATACTATACCCACCAGCATATCGAACTCCCCGAAATCGTGATGTCGGTTATTCATTTCACCCTGTATAAAGGGGAATGCACTGGCTGCGGAAAAACCGGCAAAGGGTATGTTCCCGGAGAATTCCAGGCTGGCTTCGGTCCGAGATTCACAGCCCTGGTCGGCGAGATCAGCGGGATTGACGGCAACAGTCGCGAGACCGTTCAGACGTTTTGTTCTTCCGTCCTCGGTGTTCCCGTCAGCCTTGGAGCTATACAAAAAATCATTGATCGGGCCTCGGCAGCGGTCAAACCGCATTATGAAACCATACGGGACGTAGCCCGAAGCCAGGATGTCAATTATCTCGACGAAACCACCTGGAAAAAAGGCGGCAAACTCCACTGGCTGTGGGTTATGACCAATTCGACGGTCGCCTATTTCATGATTCATCGACACCGATCCAGGGAAGCCTTTGAACAGCTTATCGGTATCTGGGAAGGTATTTTGGTCAGTGACGGTTACAGGCTCTATCAAAGCTGGGTCAATGGCCGCCAAACCTGCCTTGCCCATCTGATACGCAGAGCACAAGGACTATCCGAGCGTGATAACCCGGAGCTTGCTAAATGCGGCAAATGGGCTGCCGCCGAACTGAGACGATTGTGTAAAATGGCGAAGAATCCACCAACTCAGGGTGAATGGTCATCATTTTATGCCCGGCTTTGCCGACTTATTGCGCTGTATCGCGACTGCGACAGTGATGCGGGGAAGTTTGTCCGCCATATTGAGGATGAAATGGATTCACTTTTTACCTTCCTGTTTGAGGAGGGGGTGGATCCCACCAACAATTTTGCTGAACGAATGATTCGCTTCGCCGTGCTCTGGCGAAAACGCAGCCAGGGAACAAAGAGCGACAAAGGAAATCGATGGGTTGAGCGAATTCTCTCGCTGCGCCAGACATGCAGATTGCAAGGCAAATCCACGTTTGAGGTGCTCACCGATGCTGTGCGTTCTTATTTCAGGCAACAGACTCCCGACTTAGATTGGATCAGACAGGCCGCTTGA
- a CDS encoding transposase: MDQYGHSYLIKVKLKGLVTLLSKQSWEPVPGQAGWEQCIFFHKCTTWSSTRLFVAVRREKPADPAKPATLFEMKEFDYFCYVVSEIADPWQVHKRYGQRATCETWIEEAKNQTALVHIKTEDFWANSVLFQTAILAYNTIRWMALLSGNAVLRRWEPGTIRTFLVRVAGKYTTGGRQQKLFVPERMLYSTQWDDWVAVGLY; encoded by the coding sequence TTGGATCAGTATGGTCATAGTTACCTGATCAAGGTTAAGCTCAAGGGGCTGGTCACCCTTCTGTCCAAACAATCCTGGGAGCCGGTCCCCGGGCAGGCCGGTTGGGAACAATGTATCTTTTTTCATAAATGTACGACCTGGTCTTCGACCCGACTCTTTGTTGCGGTCCGCAGAGAGAAACCGGCTGACCCGGCAAAACCAGCGACCCTGTTTGAGATGAAGGAGTTCGATTACTTCTGTTATGTGGTCAGTGAGATTGCTGATCCATGGCAGGTCCACAAACGATACGGCCAACGAGCAACTTGTGAAACCTGGATTGAGGAAGCAAAAAACCAGACTGCGTTGGTACATATCAAGACAGAAGATTTCTGGGCAAATAGTGTGTTGTTTCAAACTGCTATTCTGGCATACAACACGATACGATGGATGGCTTTATTGAGCGGTAATGCTGTATTACGTCGCTGGGAGCCAGGTACAATTCGTACATTTCTCGTTCGGGTGGCTGGGAAGTATACTACTGGTGGACGGCAGCAAAAGCTATTTGTTCCCGAACGAATGCTGTATTCCACTCAGTGGGATGACTGGGTGGCGGTGGGGCTGTACTGA
- a CDS encoding transposase: protein MKSKQNKRSARVSPKKIQINKGAKGVTAQAGLIPAVKFLQKHNVGQLIQETLEHQRGATATYDAVDIIFLPLIAIIGGARSISNIATVWADSVLCRIAGWRLIPDETTFGRLFRTFSYRHINNLEVLNHRLRARMWRKGLRSGKSKVGAAHCLVVDVDSTEKTVYGSQQGAAKGFNPHKRGAKSYHPLLAFCAESKEILQGWLRCGNAYTSNGIVEFTKQLLAHLPNGTRILFRGDSGFLLVPCLIFWISMVIVT, encoded by the coding sequence ATGAAGTCTAAACAGAATAAACGATCTGCCCGAGTCTCGCCCAAAAAAATACAAATTAATAAAGGAGCAAAAGGGGTTACAGCACAGGCAGGCTTGATTCCTGCCGTAAAGTTCCTGCAAAAACATAATGTTGGCCAGCTTATCCAGGAAACTTTAGAACATCAACGCGGAGCCACCGCCACTTATGATGCAGTTGATATAATATTTCTCCCTTTGATAGCTATTATCGGCGGAGCTCGTTCTATCAGCAATATTGCAACAGTCTGGGCAGATAGCGTACTTTGCCGGATAGCAGGATGGCGGTTAATCCCGGACGAAACAACCTTTGGCCGCCTTTTTCGAACATTCAGCTATCGTCATATCAATAACCTGGAAGTTCTTAATCATCGGTTGCGTGCTCGCATGTGGCGTAAGGGATTGCGATCCGGGAAAAGTAAAGTCGGTGCAGCCCACTGTCTGGTTGTTGATGTGGATTCCACAGAAAAGACGGTATACGGTTCTCAGCAAGGAGCGGCCAAAGGGTTTAATCCACATAAACGCGGTGCAAAATCGTATCATCCTCTGCTTGCATTTTGCGCTGAAAGCAAAGAGATATTGCAAGGGTGGCTTCGATGCGGCAATGCCTATACAAGTAATGGTATTGTCGAGTTTACCAAGCAACTTCTGGCACACCTTCCCAATGGAACCCGGATTTTGTTCAGGGGCGACAGCGGTTTTTTGTTGGTGCCCTGCTTGATCTTTTGGATCAGTATGGTCATAGTTACCTGA